GTGGTTCCGTGGGCAGGACACGGGCACGGACACGGCCCCCGGGCAGGACACGGGCACGGACACGGCCCCCGGGCAGGACGTGTCCCGTCGGGCGGGACGCGTCCCTGTGGTCACCGTGTGTCCCCGCCACGGGCAGGACACGGCCACGTCCCCCACGAGCGCTACGCGTCCCCCCACCGTGAGCGGGACACGGACCTGTGGTCACTGCGTGTCCCCCGCGGGCAGGACATGTCCCCACAGACAGGACGTGTCCGTGTGGTCACTGCGTGTCCCTCCACGGACAGGACGCATCCCTCACGGGCAGGACACGTCCCTGTGGTCACTGCGTGTATCCCACGGGCCGGGCATGTCCCTGTGGTCACTGCGTGTATCCCACGGGCAGGACACGTCCCTGTGGTCGCTGCCTGTCCCTCCACGGACAAGACACGTCCCCACCGCCGTCGAGGCCGGGCAAACAGCCCCCGAGCCCGTCGGGATCCCCTCTCCCCGCGTCCCCTCCCCGGCCACCCACCGTGTCCCCCCGCGTGTCCCTTGTCCCGCAGGTCGTTCCCGCGCCGCCGAGCCATGCGGGATCGCCCGGTGCTGTCGCCAGCAGAGCCATGAGCAGCTGTCGCTACAATGGGGGGGTGGCGCGGCCCCGGGGCCCCCCGAGCGCCGCCCGCACCCCGCAGCCACCGCACCGGGACCCGCAGccgccctgccccagcccccgcCTGCAGGTCGTGGTGTCCCGGCCCGAGCAGCCCGGGACGGCggagcccggccccgccgcggccccgccggggcAGGGGGCGGCGGAGGAGCGGCGGAACCAGAACATCGGCTACAAGCTGGGCCACCGGCGAGCGCTCTTCGAGAAGCGCAAGCGGCTCAGCGACTACGCGCTCATCTTCGGCATGTTCGGCATCGTGGTGATGGTCACCGAGACCGAGCTCTCCTGGGGGGTCTACACcaaggtggggaggggggtcgcagggtggggatgggggggggtTCGGGGTCCGGCTGGGCTCACGGTGGTTCTGTGGTGTGGTAGGAATCGTCGTATTCGTTCGCCCTGAAATGCCTTATCAGCCTCTCGACGCTCATCCTGCTGGGGCTCATTGTCATGTACCACGCCAGGGAGATCCAGGTGAGCGCACCTGGCCGGGGGTGGCACCTGGCTGGGGGGGAGGGTGGCActggcctgtccctgtgtcaaaaaaaaaaaacctaaaaaacaaggaaaaacccGACCCTTCTGTTgccaaaaggaaataaaaagaagttttggGTTTAAGGTAAAAGAAGTCATCCTTAAAATAATACTCCATGAGTTAATATACCCTGTAAGTTAATACCTCCTCAAATTAGCCCAAAAGCCCTCAAattaaccccaaacccccctcaaATTAGTCAAAACTCATCAGATTAATCCAAAACCCCTCCAATTAACCAAAACTCCTCAAATTAACCcagaaaaaactaaaattaacCAAAATATCCCCTCAAATTAACCAAGCCTCCTCAAATTaaccaaaacccctcaaattaagcaaaatccccccaaaataactGGAAAACCCTTCAAATTAACCCAAAACTTCCTCAAATTAACCCAAATGCCTCAAATTAATCAAAAGCCCTCAAATTTACCAAAACCTCCTCAAATTAACCTGAAAACTCAAGTTAGCCCAAAACCCCCTGAAGTTAACCAAAATACCTCCTCAAATTAGCCAAAATACCCCCTTAAGTTTATCAAATGCCTCAAATTAACCACAAGATCCCTCAAGTTAACTAAAATACGCCCTCAAATTAACCAAAACCCCTGAAATTACCCCAAACCTCCTCAAATtaacccaaacctcccaaaattaacaaaaacagCCACTTAAATTATCTCAAAACGCCTCAAATCAACCCAAAACTCCTGCAGCTGTTCATGGTGGACAACGGCGCCGATGACGGGCGCCGCTATTAACCAAATTAACCAAAATACCCCCTTGAATTTATCAAATACCTCAAATTAACCAGAAGATCCCtcaaaataactaaaatatGCCCTCAAATTAACCAAAACCCCTGAGATTACGCCAGACCTCCTCAAAtcaacccaaacctccccaaatgAACCGAAACAGCtgcttaaattatttcaaaatgccTCAAATGAACCCAAAACTCCCGCAGCTGTTCATGGTGGACAACGGCGCCGACGACTGGCGCATCGCCATGACCTCAGAGCGCGTCTTCTTCATCgcgctggagctgctggtgtgcGCCATCCACCCCATCCCCGGGCAGTACCTGTTCACCTGGACGGCCCGGCTGGCCTTCACCTACGCGGCCTCGGTGGCCCACGCCGACGTGGACATCATCCTGTCCATCCCCATGTTCCTGCGGCTCTACCTGATCGGCCGCGtgatgctgctgcacagcaagcTCTTCACCGACGCCTCGTCGCGCAGCATCGGCGCGCTCAACAAGATCAACTTCAACACGCGCTTCGTCATGAAGACCCTCATGACCATCTGCCCCGGCACGGTGCTGCTGGTcttcagcatctcctcctgGATCATCGCCGCCTGGACCGTGCGCGTCTGCGAGAGGTGAGGGGCCGGGGTGGGCAAGgtcggggtttggggggtttgtgtggggttttcATGGGCGGGCGCAAAGGATGTGGTTGAGGGGCTccgttttggggtttttgtgggtgGAGGCGAAGGTTGGAGATTGGCGGTTCCCATTTCGGGGTTTTTGTGGTGGATATAAAGGTTGGGGTTTAGAGGTTCCCGTTTTGGAGTTTTcgtggggtttttgtgggtgGAGGGCaaggttggggtttggggattccattttggggtttttgtggtaGATGTAAAGGTCATGGTTTAGGGGttccattttggggttttcatggGTAGACACAAAGGCTGTGGTTGAGGGGctccattttggggttttcgtGGGTGGAGGCAAAGGTTGGGGTTTAGGGGTTTCcgttgtggggtttttgtgtaGATGTAAAGGTCGTGCTTTAGGGGTTCTATTTTGGGGTTTTCGTGGGGTTTTCATGGGGTTTTCATGGGCGGGCACAAAGGATGTGGTTGAGGGCttccattttggggttttcatggGGTTTTCTTGGGGTTTTCATGGGTGGAGGCGAAGGTTGGGGTTTAGGGGTTCCCGTTGTGGGGTTTTCATGGTAGATGTAAAGGTCGTGGTTTAGGGGttccattttggggttttcatggGGTTTTCATGGGTGGAGGGAAAGGTTGGGGTTTAGGGgttctgttttggggttttcatggTGGATGTAAAGGTTGGGGTTTAGGGGTTCCCGTTTTGGGGCTTTCATGGGGTTCTGAGTGAAGGGGTTtaggtgggatggggtgggggtgCAGCTGAGGAGGTATCGGGAGGTTTGAGGGGTGGGGAGACCCCCATGgtcaggccaggctgctctggtgggatgtttggggtttgtcAGGTGGGATTGTCCCCAAGCTCCTCCGTGTCACCCTGGGGTGGGgcctggtggggctggaggtgacacagaggggacCGAGAGCTGGGGGGTGGGTGGTGAGGGGATGAAAATTGGGGGTCCCTTAGAGGGAACCAAAGGTCTGGGGTCTCACAGAGGGGTCCGAAGGCTGAGGGTCCTGCAGAGGGGCGcaaagagctggagctgccaaggGGACCAAAGGTTTGGGATCCCACAGAGGGGACCAAAGGTTTGGGGTCCCACAGAGGGGTCCGAGATTGTGACATTGCCACCGAGGGGACCCTCCAGGACTTGCCCTCAGGACGCTCCTCATCTGCTCGGGAATGTCCCTGCAGGGTGCCAGGAATGTCCCCGCGGGGTGCCCACAATGTCCCCGCGGGGTGCCCGTGAtgtccccgccgtgtccccgcccCTGCTggccccgagcccccccagccccccgggggTCGCGCATTAACCGCTGttgttttccctccctgcccgcTCTGCTGCTTGCAGGGACAAACTGTGAGTGACCGCGGGGACCGTCCCGAGTGACCGCAGGGACCGTCCCCCGCCCCAGGCTTCTGCTCCCCGAACCCCCAGAATTTAGGATTGGCTgcggccgggggcgggcggggggcgcggaaAGGGGCCCGGAGTCCTTTTCCTCTTGGAacctcagcagctgcctcctgtcccctccccgctgTCCCCCACCTTGGGGACCTCCGTGGTGGCTTTGGGGGACTTTCGGAGAGACCCCACGAGGAGCTGGGAGCCtccaaatgtttttcttttctttcccctcctggGATCCCACTTTTGTATCTTCGCGTTTCCCCTCCTCAGTGTCCCCCGCACGTTTGGGGCTCCCTGGTGGGGGAATCCCGGGCGTTCCTTGGGAATGCGGGTGCCCGGAATTGTCACCGTGCTGTCGCCTCCCCCCTCGCCTCGGGCTGTCCCCGCCCTGTCCCTGCCGGGTGAGGTTCCAAGCCCAGACCGGGTT
The DNA window shown above is from Camarhynchus parvulus chromosome 28, STF_HiC, whole genome shotgun sequence and carries:
- the KCNN1 gene encoding small conductance calcium-activated potassium channel protein 1; the encoded protein is MSSCRYNGGVARPRGPPSAARTPQPPHRDPQPPCPSPRLQVVVSRPEQPGTAEPGPAAAPPGQGAAEERRNQNIGYKLGHRRALFEKRKRLSDYALIFGMFGIVVMVTETELSWGVYTKESSYSFALKCLISLSTLILLGLIVMYHAREIQLFMVDNGADDWRIAMTSERVFFIALELLVCAIHPIPGQYLFTWTARLAFTYAASVAHADVDIILSIPMFLRLYLIGRVMLLHSKLFTDASSRSIGALNKINFNTRFVMKTLMTICPGTVLLVFSISSWIIAAWTVRVCERYHDKQEVTSNFLGAMWLISITFLSIGYGDMVPHTYCGKGVCLLTGIMGAGCTALVVAVVARKLELTKAEKHVHNFMMDTQLTKRVKNAAANVLRETWLIYKHTKLVKKIDHAKVRTHQRKFLQAIHQAQKLRSVKMEQRKLNDQANTLVDLAKTQSVMLELLSELQERHEELGRRLGALEAQLEALGGLLQALPALLGRALRQPPARPAPGTAPGTARDATAPCSPRHGSSDSARDSDSARAASDSG